One segment of Phaeacidiphilus oryzae TH49 DNA contains the following:
- a CDS encoding FadR/GntR family transcriptional regulator, with protein MESQLGSALRPVRSGNTFEEAVQRILQVVRLGLVPVGGKLPPERELAERLGISRVTLREALRVLQENGVLEIRRGRYGGAFVLDAAPGPGPGGADGAGGPGPAGGTAEEIDGVLRFREVLETGAAELAAERMAGRIPVAVAGTEAASALRTRLAECAAAPLDGYRPADTLLHLAIVALAGSPQLSAQYAEVRAAVNRLLDRIPLLAPNLAHSEEQHAHLVEAILAGDAPAARAVARDHARGSAALLRGFLGEAQGQEDS; from the coding sequence ATGGAGTCGCAGCTGGGCTCCGCCCTGCGGCCGGTGCGCTCGGGGAACACCTTCGAGGAGGCGGTGCAGCGGATACTCCAGGTGGTCCGGCTCGGCCTGGTCCCGGTCGGCGGCAAGCTGCCGCCCGAGCGCGAGCTGGCGGAGCGCCTCGGGATAAGCCGGGTGACCCTCCGCGAGGCGCTGCGCGTCCTCCAGGAGAACGGCGTCCTGGAGATACGCCGGGGCAGGTACGGCGGGGCCTTCGTCCTGGACGCGGCGCCGGGGCCGGGGCCGGGCGGGGCGGACGGCGCCGGCGGGCCCGGGCCGGCCGGCGGCACGGCCGAGGAGATCGACGGCGTGCTGCGGTTCCGCGAGGTGCTGGAGACCGGCGCCGCCGAGCTGGCCGCCGAGCGGATGGCCGGGCGGATACCGGTGGCGGTGGCCGGCACGGAAGCCGCCTCGGCGCTGCGGACCCGCCTCGCCGAGTGCGCGGCCGCGCCGCTGGACGGCTACCGCCCCGCGGACACCCTGCTGCACCTGGCGATCGTCGCCCTGGCCGGTTCGCCCCAGCTCTCCGCGCAGTACGCGGAGGTACGGGCGGCGGTCAACCGGCTGCTGGACCGCATCCCCCTGCTCGCCCCCAATCTGGCGCACTCGGAGGAGCAGCACGCGCACCTGGTCGAGGCGATCCTGGCCGGGGACGCGCCCGCCGCGCGCGCGGTCGCCCGCGACCATGCCCGCGGCTCGGCGGCCCTGCTGCGCGGGTTCCTCGGCGAGGCCCAAGGACAGGAGGACAGTTGA
- a CDS encoding 3-oxoacyl-ACP reductase — protein MTQAQETPDTADAAGSAQPVCRRLVGRSAVITGGGGGIGLATARRLAAEGARVVVADVDEKAGRAAADEVGGLFMRTDVTDAEQVEALFAAAKEAYGSVDVAFNNAGISPPEDDSILTTGIDAWRRVQEVNLTSVYLCCKAALPYMREQGRGSIINTASFVAVMGAATSQISYTASKGGVLALSRELGVQFAREGIRVNALCPGPVDTPLLRELFAKDPERARRRLVHVPVGRFARADEIAAAVAFLASDDASFVTAAQFLVDGGISGAYVTPE, from the coding sequence ATGACGCAGGCTCAGGAGACGCCCGATACGGCGGACGCGGCCGGTTCCGCCCAGCCGGTCTGCCGGCGGCTGGTCGGGCGGAGCGCCGTGATCACCGGCGGGGGCGGCGGGATCGGGCTGGCCACCGCGCGGCGACTGGCCGCAGAGGGCGCGCGGGTGGTCGTCGCCGACGTCGACGAGAAGGCCGGGCGGGCCGCGGCCGACGAGGTCGGCGGGCTCTTCATGCGCACCGACGTCACCGACGCCGAGCAGGTGGAGGCGCTCTTCGCGGCGGCGAAGGAGGCGTACGGATCGGTCGACGTGGCCTTCAACAACGCCGGGATCTCCCCGCCGGAGGACGACTCCATCCTGACCACCGGGATCGACGCCTGGCGCCGGGTCCAGGAGGTCAACCTCACCTCGGTGTACCTGTGCTGCAAGGCGGCGCTGCCGTACATGCGCGAGCAGGGGCGGGGGTCCATCATCAACACCGCCTCCTTCGTGGCCGTGATGGGCGCGGCCACCTCGCAGATCTCGTACACCGCCTCCAAGGGCGGGGTGCTGGCGCTCTCCCGCGAGCTGGGGGTGCAGTTCGCTCGGGAGGGGATCCGGGTGAACGCGCTGTGCCCTGGTCCGGTGGACACCCCGCTGCTGCGGGAGCTCTTCGCCAAGGACCCGGAGCGGGCGCGGCGGCGGCTGGTCCACGTGCCGGTGGGCCGGTTCGCGCGGGCGGACGAGATCGCGGCCGCGGTGGCATTCCTGGCCAGCGACGACGCGTCCTTCGTCACCGCCGCGCAGTTCCTGGTGGACGGCGGGATCTCGGGCGCCTATGTGACCCCTGAGTAG
- a CDS encoding DUF2510 domain-containing protein, whose translation MSEKIPSGWYPDPSESGQVARRERWWNGTAWTAHTRDALGPAATGAEATASGDAAARADERPTAVLPTTGAPEGAAAPDEAAPDEAAADGRAAGEPEAGGPAAGGPAADSPSAEPAAASAGPAGPAGESGDPFAPPPPGGSAAGAARPAAAPAAPAAGSSHAGESGNPFAPPPPGGGAGAGGYVPPPPPGAPGAPGVPGAPGVPGAPGVPGPGFYGEPYPKRPNWFQRNANLVATGVVALLVGGGLGAGITYAATSGSGSSSASSSPQIPNFGGGGQNGGGQNGGGGDSGGLPGEGGSGGSGGSGGSGGLPGGGSGGDSNTALDYVDGISLPIPSGWQGGTDTTSGHAGMTFGSYSCSWSKYGCSLGGVNTDKINGSTDPRAAAEADIAGAAKDAYGKLKSHSQEEAKQVTVAGSTGYLIRWKVEPTQGNNGYVETVVFPLKNGGGLASVHFGFDIASKAPGPSVMDTIVSGIKYADVSGSGPGSGAGAGSGGSVS comes from the coding sequence GTGAGCGAGAAGATACCTTCCGGTTGGTACCCGGACCCCAGCGAATCAGGCCAGGTCGCCCGACGTGAGCGATGGTGGAACGGCACCGCGTGGACCGCTCACACCCGCGACGCGTTGGGCCCCGCCGCGACCGGCGCGGAAGCGACCGCCTCCGGCGACGCCGCCGCCCGCGCCGACGAACGGCCGACGGCGGTGCTGCCGACCACGGGCGCGCCGGAGGGTGCCGCCGCGCCCGACGAGGCCGCGCCCGACGAGGCCGCGGCGGACGGCCGGGCCGCGGGCGAGCCCGAGGCGGGTGGGCCTGCCGCGGGCGGCCCCGCCGCCGACTCCCCGTCGGCCGAGCCGGCCGCCGCGTCGGCCGGGCCGGCCGGGCCCGCCGGTGAGTCGGGCGACCCGTTCGCGCCGCCTCCACCCGGCGGGTCCGCCGCAGGCGCCGCCCGCCCGGCCGCTGCGCCCGCCGCCCCGGCAGCGGGGTCGTCCCACGCCGGTGAGTCCGGCAACCCCTTCGCACCGCCTCCGCCCGGCGGCGGCGCGGGCGCCGGCGGCTACGTCCCGCCGCCTCCGCCCGGTGCGCCGGGAGCACCCGGCGTCCCGGGAGCGCCCGGCGTCCCGGGAGCGCCCGGCGTCCCCGGCCCGGGCTTCTACGGCGAGCCCTACCCCAAGCGGCCCAACTGGTTCCAGCGGAACGCCAACCTGGTGGCCACCGGCGTCGTCGCGCTGCTCGTCGGCGGCGGCCTCGGGGCAGGCATCACCTACGCCGCCACCAGCGGGTCCGGCTCCTCGTCCGCGTCCTCCTCCCCGCAGATCCCCAACTTCGGCGGCGGCGGCCAGAACGGCGGCGGCCAGAACGGCGGCGGCGGCGACTCCGGCGGTCTCCCCGGCGAAGGCGGCAGCGGTGGCAGCGGTGGCAGCGGCGGCTCCGGCGGTCTCCCCGGCGGTGGCAGCGGCGGGGACTCGAACACCGCCCTCGACTACGTCGACGGCATCTCGCTGCCCATCCCCTCCGGCTGGCAGGGCGGCACCGACACCACCTCCGGCCACGCCGGGATGACCTTCGGCTCCTACTCCTGCTCCTGGTCGAAGTACGGCTGCTCGCTCGGCGGCGTCAACACCGACAAGATCAACGGCTCCACCGACCCGCGGGCCGCCGCCGAGGCGGACATCGCCGGCGCCGCCAAGGACGCCTACGGCAAGCTGAAGTCGCACAGCCAGGAGGAGGCCAAGCAGGTCACGGTCGCCGGCAGCACCGGTTACCTGATCCGCTGGAAGGTCGAGCCCACCCAGGGCAACAACGGCTACGTCGAGACCGTCGTCTTCCCGCTGAAGAACGGCGGCGGCCTGGCCTCGGTGCACTTCGGCTTCGACATCGCGTCCAAGGCCCCCGGCCCGTCCGTGATGGACACCATCGTCTCCGGCATCAAGTACGCCGACGTCTCCGGATCCGGCCCCGGCTCGGGGGCGGGGGCGGGCAGCGGAGGCTCGGTGTCCTGA
- a CDS encoding gamma-glutamyl-gamma-aminobutyrate hydrolase family protein has translation MTIPTTVTTATFTTTAATASSPPPSRRRPLIGLSTYLETAAWGIWHDQHAALLPQAYSTLVARSGGNPVLLPPLPPDEAGGGQAARAAETVARLDGVVLTGGPDVDPARYGAAPHPATGRPSRPRDSWEAALAEAALAAGTPLLGVCRGMQVLNVVLGGDLTQHLPDAVGHSGHNPVPGEFSVHPVSVLPGTALAAILPPGDGPLDVPIHHHQGVNRLGRGLAVSARAEDGVPEALELPPAVHPFALAVQWHPEQADDLRLTEALVRAAS, from the coding sequence TTGACCATTCCCACCACCGTCACCACCGCCACCTTCACCACCACCGCCGCCACCGCCTCGTCGCCCCCGCCCTCCCGGCGCCGGCCGCTGATCGGGCTCAGCACCTATCTGGAGACCGCCGCCTGGGGCATCTGGCACGACCAGCACGCGGCCCTGCTCCCGCAGGCGTACTCCACCCTGGTGGCCCGCTCCGGCGGGAACCCGGTGCTGCTGCCGCCGCTCCCGCCGGACGAGGCGGGCGGCGGGCAGGCCGCCCGCGCGGCGGAGACCGTCGCCCGGCTGGACGGCGTGGTGCTCACCGGCGGCCCGGACGTCGACCCGGCCCGCTACGGCGCCGCACCGCACCCGGCGACCGGCCGGCCGTCCCGGCCGCGCGACTCCTGGGAGGCCGCGCTGGCGGAGGCCGCGCTGGCCGCCGGGACCCCGCTGCTGGGCGTCTGCCGCGGGATGCAGGTGCTCAACGTGGTGCTCGGGGGCGATCTGACCCAGCATCTGCCGGACGCGGTCGGCCACAGCGGGCACAATCCGGTCCCCGGGGAGTTCTCCGTCCACCCCGTCAGTGTTCTTCCGGGCACCGCGCTGGCCGCGATCCTGCCGCCCGGGGACGGCCCGCTGGACGTGCCCATCCATCACCACCAGGGGGTGAACCGGCTCGGCCGCGGCCTGGCGGTCTCCGCCCGAGCCGAGGACGGCGTCCCCGAGGCGCTCGAACTCCCGCCCGCGGTACACCCGTTCGCCCTCGCCGTGCAGTGGCACCCGGAGCAGGCGGACGACCTGCGGCTGACCGAGGCGCTGGTCCGAGCGGCGTCCTGA
- a CDS encoding ABC transporter permease/substrate binding protein — MYRLPLGNWAEHVVTWLTNNVQPFFDAVTTVINDMFNGVNWVLDKPQPLLLAGIFAVIALWLRGPLAGVLAFVGLAVIDSLELWQPAMQTMSQVIVASVITLVFAVPLGIWAARTKTGNAILRPVLDLMQTMPAFVYLIPGILFFGSGVVPASIATIVFSMPPGVRMTDLGIRQVDGDLVEAAEAFGTTPRRTLFRVQLPLALPTIMAGVNQVIMLSLSMVVISAMVGAPGLGQSIYTAISSVDVGQGVEGGVAVVILAMYLDRMTGSLGQRVSPIGRRALAKANSFRGWAVLRYRPAGAFAVVGVVVLALVAGGLNYSQSHGGTSSTVASGSDVGKGQSVNIGYINWDEDVATTALWAEALKERGFQPHTQQMDVGAVFTSIATGSNDFMTDGWLPTTHASYWKQYKSKLTDLGTWYPKTSLEIAVPSYVKDVHSLSDLAAHASEFGGKITGIEPGAGEMKLLQSKVMPAYGLNGKMTLQASSTATMLTQLDRAYSQKKPIAAVLWTPHWAYAKYKLTKLTDPKGAFGSGDGIHTLANKGWAQKNSVVSDWLKKFHLSEAQLSSLENMVHSSGDQASAQQAAAKKWMAQNPGFLDKIAPVPGGTSAPAGSAGGGKTVTLGYFPWDEDVATSYLWRDVLTRRGYKVKLQQFDVGSMFTAMADGQVDFETDGWLPHAQSQYWAKYKQNLVNLGSWYSPTSLEITVPSYVKDVHSLSDLAAHADEFGGKIIGIEPGTGEMNIIKTSVMPKYGLDKKFQLVPGSSPAMLAELERAYAQKKPIAVVLWSPHWAYAKYSLTKLADPQKAFGAGDQIDTLAYKDFPQKFPQIAGWLKKFHLSESQLSTLENEIQAQGKDEPDKGVSKWMSENPAIVDQLAPTG; from the coding sequence ATGTACCGCCTTCCGCTGGGCAACTGGGCCGAACACGTCGTCACCTGGCTGACGAACAACGTGCAGCCGTTCTTCGACGCGGTCACCACCGTGATCAACGACATGTTCAACGGCGTCAACTGGGTGCTGGACAAGCCGCAGCCGCTGCTGCTCGCCGGCATCTTCGCGGTGATCGCCCTCTGGCTGCGCGGGCCGCTCGCCGGTGTGCTGGCCTTCGTCGGCCTCGCCGTCATCGACTCGCTCGAACTGTGGCAGCCGGCGATGCAGACCATGTCGCAGGTGATCGTGGCGAGTGTGATCACCCTCGTCTTCGCCGTACCGCTGGGCATCTGGGCGGCCCGGACGAAGACCGGGAACGCGATCCTCCGGCCGGTGCTCGACCTGATGCAGACCATGCCGGCCTTCGTCTACCTGATCCCCGGCATCCTCTTCTTCGGCAGCGGCGTCGTCCCGGCGTCCATCGCCACCATCGTCTTCTCCATGCCGCCCGGCGTGCGGATGACCGACCTCGGCATCCGGCAGGTGGACGGCGACCTGGTGGAGGCGGCCGAGGCGTTCGGCACCACTCCGCGCCGCACCCTCTTCCGGGTGCAGCTGCCGCTGGCGCTGCCGACCATCATGGCCGGCGTCAACCAGGTGATCATGCTCTCGCTCTCCATGGTGGTCATCTCCGCCATGGTCGGCGCGCCCGGCCTGGGCCAGTCCATCTACACCGCGATCTCCTCGGTCGACGTCGGCCAGGGCGTCGAGGGCGGCGTCGCCGTCGTCATCCTCGCCATGTACCTGGACCGGATGACCGGTTCGCTGGGCCAGCGGGTCTCCCCGATCGGCCGCCGGGCGCTGGCCAAGGCCAACTCCTTCCGGGGCTGGGCCGTACTCCGCTACCGCCCGGCCGGCGCCTTCGCCGTGGTCGGCGTGGTCGTGCTGGCACTGGTCGCGGGCGGGCTCAACTACTCGCAGTCGCACGGCGGGACGAGCTCGACGGTGGCCTCCGGCAGTGATGTCGGCAAGGGGCAGTCGGTCAACATCGGTTACATCAACTGGGACGAGGACGTGGCGACCACCGCGCTGTGGGCGGAGGCGCTCAAGGAGCGCGGATTCCAGCCGCACACCCAGCAGATGGACGTCGGCGCCGTGTTCACCTCCATCGCCACCGGCTCCAACGACTTCATGACGGACGGCTGGCTGCCCACCACCCACGCCTCGTACTGGAAGCAGTACAAGTCGAAGCTGACCGACCTGGGCACCTGGTACCCGAAGACCTCGCTGGAGATCGCGGTGCCGTCCTACGTCAAGGACGTCCACTCGCTCTCCGACCTGGCCGCGCACGCGAGCGAGTTCGGCGGGAAGATCACCGGCATCGAGCCGGGCGCGGGCGAGATGAAGCTGCTGCAGTCCAAGGTCATGCCGGCCTACGGGCTCAACGGCAAGATGACCCTGCAGGCCTCGTCCACCGCGACGATGCTCACCCAGCTGGACCGCGCGTACAGCCAGAAGAAGCCGATCGCGGCCGTCCTCTGGACCCCGCACTGGGCGTACGCCAAGTACAAGCTGACCAAGCTGACCGACCCCAAGGGGGCCTTCGGCTCCGGTGACGGCATCCACACCCTGGCCAACAAGGGCTGGGCGCAGAAGAACAGCGTGGTCTCCGACTGGCTGAAGAAGTTCCACCTCTCCGAGGCGCAGCTCAGCTCGCTGGAGAACATGGTCCACTCCTCCGGTGACCAGGCCTCCGCGCAGCAGGCCGCGGCCAAGAAGTGGATGGCCCAGAACCCCGGCTTCCTGGACAAGATCGCCCCGGTTCCCGGCGGCACCTCGGCCCCGGCCGGCTCGGCCGGCGGCGGCAAGACCGTCACCCTGGGCTACTTCCCCTGGGACGAGGACGTCGCCACCAGCTACCTGTGGAGGGACGTCCTGACCCGCCGCGGGTACAAGGTCAAGCTCCAGCAGTTCGACGTGGGCTCGATGTTCACCGCGATGGCCGACGGCCAGGTCGACTTCGAGACCGACGGCTGGCTGCCGCACGCGCAGTCGCAGTACTGGGCCAAGTACAAGCAGAACCTGGTCAATCTGGGCTCCTGGTACTCGCCGACCTCACTGGAGATCACGGTGCCGTCCTACGTCAAGGACGTCCACTCGCTCTCCGACCTGGCCGCGCACGCGGACGAGTTCGGCGGGAAGATCATCGGCATCGAGCCGGGCACCGGTGAGATGAACATCATCAAGACCTCGGTGATGCCGAAGTACGGCCTGGACAAGAAGTTCCAGCTGGTCCCGGGCTCCTCGCCGGCGATGCTCGCCGAACTGGAGCGGGCCTACGCGCAGAAGAAGCCGATCGCGGTCGTGCTCTGGTCGCCGCACTGGGCGTACGCCAAGTACAGCCTGACCAAGCTCGCCGACCCGCAGAAGGCCTTCGGCGCCGGTGACCAGATCGACACCCTGGCGTACAAGGACTTCCCGCAGAAGTTCCCGCAGATCGCCGGGTGGCTGAAGAAGTTCCACCTGTCCGAGTCGCAGCTCTCGACGCTGGAGAACGAGATCCAGGCGCAGGGCAAGGACGAGCCGGACAAGGGCGTCTCGAAGTGGATGTCCGAGAACCCGGCCATCGTCGACCAGCTGGCTCCCACCGGCTGA
- a CDS encoding glutamine synthetase family protein — MTRSTRTPSLSVEALRGLVAAGEVHTVLLAFTDMQGRLQGKRFAAGHFLDEVLDHGSEGCAYLLAVDVELNTVDGYAMASWDTGYGDFELVPDVGTLRRIPWQPGTALLTADLRWPDGSPVAASPRQILRRQLDRLRDEFGLTAWAGTELEFLVFRNSYEEAWNSGYRELTPANQYNADYSLLGTGRIEPLLARIRNGMAGAGMTVESAKGECNLGQHEIAFRYDDALTTCDQHSVYKTGAKEIAAQEGMALSFMAKFNEREGNSCHVHLSLRDAETGRPACADPDDERRMSPVMQHFLAGQLAALREFTLLYAPNINSYKRFRPGSFAPTAVAWGPDNRTCALRVVGHGPSLRFENRVPGGDVNPYLAVAGLVAAGIHGIQQRLPLPEPCLGNAYRGREFEHVPSTLREAAELWSASDLAKSAFGEEVVEHYRTMARVEQEAFDTAVTDWERYRSFERM, encoded by the coding sequence ATGACCCGCAGCACGAGGACCCCATCGCTCTCCGTCGAGGCCCTGCGCGGCCTGGTCGCCGCCGGAGAGGTGCACACCGTCCTCCTCGCCTTCACCGACATGCAGGGCCGGCTCCAGGGCAAGCGGTTCGCGGCCGGCCACTTCCTCGACGAGGTGCTGGACCACGGCTCCGAGGGCTGCGCCTACCTCCTCGCCGTGGACGTCGAGTTGAACACCGTGGACGGCTACGCGATGGCCTCCTGGGACACCGGCTACGGCGACTTCGAGCTGGTGCCGGACGTCGGCACGCTGCGCCGGATCCCCTGGCAGCCCGGCACCGCCCTCCTCACCGCCGACCTCCGCTGGCCGGACGGCAGCCCGGTGGCCGCCTCGCCCCGGCAGATCCTCCGCCGCCAACTCGACCGGCTGCGGGACGAGTTCGGCCTCACCGCCTGGGCCGGCACCGAGCTGGAGTTCCTCGTCTTCCGGAACAGCTACGAGGAGGCGTGGAACAGCGGCTACCGCGAGCTCACCCCGGCCAACCAGTACAACGCGGACTACTCGCTGCTCGGCACCGGCCGGATCGAGCCGCTGCTCGCCCGCATCCGCAACGGCATGGCCGGCGCCGGGATGACCGTGGAGTCGGCCAAGGGGGAGTGCAACCTCGGCCAGCACGAGATCGCCTTCCGCTACGACGACGCGCTCACCACCTGCGACCAGCACTCCGTCTACAAGACCGGGGCCAAGGAGATCGCCGCGCAGGAGGGGATGGCGCTCAGCTTCATGGCGAAGTTCAACGAGCGCGAGGGCAACTCCTGCCATGTCCACCTCTCCCTCCGCGACGCCGAGACCGGCCGCCCGGCCTGCGCGGACCCGGACGACGAGCGCCGGATGTCCCCGGTGATGCAGCACTTCCTGGCCGGCCAGCTGGCCGCGCTGCGCGAGTTCACCCTGCTCTACGCCCCCAACATCAACTCGTACAAGAGGTTCCGCCCGGGTTCCTTCGCTCCCACCGCGGTGGCCTGGGGCCCGGACAACCGGACCTGTGCGCTGCGGGTGGTGGGCCACGGGCCCTCGCTCCGCTTCGAGAACCGGGTGCCGGGCGGGGACGTCAACCCGTACCTGGCGGTGGCCGGGCTGGTCGCGGCCGGGATCCACGGCATCCAGCAGCGGCTGCCGCTGCCCGAGCCCTGCCTCGGAAACGCCTACCGGGGAAGGGAGTTCGAGCATGTGCCGAGCACCCTGCGGGAGGCCGCCGAGCTGTGGTCGGCCAGCGACCTCGCCAAGTCCGCCTTCGGCGAGGAGGTCGTCGAGCACTACCGGACCATGGCCCGGGTCGAGCAGGAGGCCTTCGACACCGCGGTCACCGACTGGGAGCGGTACCGCTCCTTCGAGCGGATGTGA
- a CDS encoding acyl-CoA synthetase, whose amino-acid sequence MYPGIHAAAHPDRPAAIMAGSGETLTYAALEDRSARLADALRSAGLRPGDTLAMLTENTLRAYEIYWAARRSGLYVTPVNNHLAASEAAYIVRDCEARALFLSPALGELPVRVLAELGADRPALCVALPAGSGPSVPGCEDYERLLAAASPVPPAEQPLGADLLYSSGTTGRPKGIRIELPDRQVHEPGDTLVELLRGFYGFTEDTVYLSPAPIYHAAPLRFAASVQALGGTVVLMERFDAEAALRAIERHRVTASQWVPTMFVRMLKLPKEVRERYDLSSHRMAVHAAAPCPVEVKQAMIDWWGPILTEYYSSTESIGMTWIDSPTWLRHRGSVGQAIKGVLRVCGEDGEELPVGETGVVYFENPGREDAGFAYLGDEAKTREATHPAHPNWATNGDIGRVDEEGFLYLTDRRSFMIISGGVNIYPQEIEDALALHPAVLDAAVIGVPDPEMGESVLAVIQPEGGAEEARKSGLEEELGRYLRERIAHYKVPRRIDFTDELPRTPTGKLVKRILKQRYAEAS is encoded by the coding sequence ATGTACCCGGGTATCCACGCCGCCGCCCACCCCGACCGCCCCGCCGCGATCATGGCGGGCAGCGGTGAGACGCTGACCTACGCCGCCCTGGAGGACCGCTCCGCCCGCCTGGCGGACGCCCTGCGCTCGGCCGGCCTGCGACCGGGCGACACCCTCGCGATGCTGACCGAGAACACCCTCAGGGCGTACGAGATCTACTGGGCCGCCCGCCGTTCGGGGCTCTACGTCACCCCGGTGAACAACCACCTGGCCGCCTCCGAGGCCGCGTACATCGTCCGCGACTGCGAGGCCAGGGCGCTGTTCCTCTCCCCGGCGCTCGGCGAGCTGCCCGTTCGGGTGCTCGCCGAGCTGGGGGCGGACCGCCCGGCCCTGTGCGTGGCTCTCCCCGCCGGCTCCGGCCCGTCGGTCCCGGGCTGCGAGGACTACGAGCGGCTCCTGGCCGCCGCCTCGCCCGTGCCGCCCGCCGAGCAGCCGCTCGGCGCCGACCTCCTCTACTCCTCCGGAACCACCGGCCGCCCCAAGGGAATCCGGATCGAGCTGCCGGACCGCCAGGTCCACGAGCCCGGCGACACCCTGGTCGAACTCCTCCGCGGCTTCTACGGGTTCACCGAGGACACGGTCTACCTCTCGCCCGCGCCCATCTACCACGCGGCCCCCCTCCGCTTCGCCGCCAGCGTCCAGGCACTGGGCGGAACGGTGGTGCTGATGGAGCGGTTCGACGCGGAGGCGGCGCTGCGGGCCATCGAGCGCCACCGGGTCACCGCCAGCCAGTGGGTGCCGACGATGTTCGTGCGAATGCTGAAGCTGCCGAAGGAGGTCCGCGAGCGCTACGACCTGAGCAGCCACCGGATGGCGGTGCACGCCGCCGCCCCCTGCCCGGTGGAGGTCAAGCAGGCGATGATCGACTGGTGGGGCCCGATCCTGACGGAGTACTACTCCTCGACCGAGAGCATTGGCATGACCTGGATCGACTCGCCCACCTGGCTTCGGCACCGCGGTTCCGTCGGCCAGGCGATCAAGGGCGTGCTGCGGGTCTGCGGGGAGGACGGCGAGGAGCTGCCGGTCGGCGAGACCGGGGTGGTGTACTTCGAGAACCCGGGCCGGGAGGACGCCGGCTTCGCCTACCTCGGCGACGAGGCCAAGACCCGGGAGGCGACGCATCCCGCGCACCCCAACTGGGCGACCAACGGCGACATCGGCCGGGTGGACGAGGAGGGCTTCCTCTACCTCACCGACCGCAGGTCCTTCATGATCATTTCGGGCGGGGTGAACATCTACCCGCAGGAGATCGAGGACGCCCTCGCCCTCCACCCCGCCGTGCTGGACGCCGCGGTGATCGGGGTGCCGGACCCGGAGATGGGCGAGTCGGTACTGGCCGTGATCCAGCCGGAGGGCGGCGCCGAGGAGGCCCGCAAGTCCGGCCTCGAGGAGGAGCTGGGGCGGTATCTCCGCGAGCGGATCGCCCACTACAAGGTGCCCCGCCGGATCGACTTCACCGACGAGCTGCCCCGCACCCCCACCGGGAAGCTGGTCAAGCGCATCCTCAAACAGCGTTACGCAGAGGCGAGTTGA
- a CDS encoding aldehyde dehydrogenase family protein, with protein MTGENRPLLVRNPATEEVIAEVSGTSPKEVDAAVARASAAQRGWAALAPGERAGLLRAFAERVDAAVEELAELEVREAGHTRGNARWEAGNFRDLLLYAAGGAERLTGSQIPVAGGVDLTFQEPYGVVGVIAPWNFPMPIAGWGSAPALAAGNAVLLKPAETTPLTALRLAELGLAAGLPEGLFQVLPGEGPVTGRALVDHPEVRKLVFTGSTRVGRELGARCGELVKPLTLELGGKSPNLVFADADLDRAADPMSFLDNAGQDCCARTRILVQREVHDEFLERLSARVAQVRVADPGRDERAEMGPLISAAQRDRVRALVGPDPRVAARGSVPEGPGYWYPPTVLAPADPGAPVCTEEIFGPVAVVLPFRDEEEGLRLANATRYGLSGSLWTRDVGRALRLARGVAAGALSVNSHSSVRYWTPFGGYRESGIGRELGPDALRAFTQTKNVFISEE; from the coding sequence GTGACCGGAGAGAACCGCCCGCTGCTGGTCCGCAACCCGGCCACCGAGGAGGTGATCGCCGAGGTGTCCGGCACCTCCCCGAAGGAGGTGGACGCGGCGGTCGCGCGCGCCTCGGCGGCCCAGCGCGGCTGGGCGGCGCTCGCGCCCGGCGAGCGCGCCGGCCTGCTGCGGGCCTTCGCCGAGCGGGTGGACGCGGCCGTCGAGGAGCTGGCGGAACTGGAGGTCCGGGAGGCCGGGCACACCCGCGGCAACGCCCGCTGGGAGGCCGGCAACTTCCGCGACCTGCTGCTCTACGCGGCGGGCGGGGCAGAGCGGCTGACCGGCAGTCAGATCCCGGTGGCCGGCGGCGTCGACCTCACCTTCCAGGAGCCGTACGGGGTGGTCGGGGTGATCGCCCCGTGGAACTTCCCGATGCCGATCGCCGGCTGGGGCTCGGCGCCCGCGCTGGCCGCCGGCAACGCGGTGCTCCTCAAGCCCGCCGAGACCACCCCGCTCACCGCCCTGCGGCTGGCCGAGCTGGGCCTGGCGGCCGGGCTGCCGGAGGGGCTCTTCCAGGTGCTGCCGGGGGAGGGGCCGGTGACCGGCCGGGCCCTGGTCGACCACCCGGAGGTGCGCAAGCTGGTCTTCACCGGCTCGACCCGGGTCGGACGCGAGCTCGGCGCCCGCTGCGGGGAGCTGGTCAAGCCGCTCACCCTGGAGCTCGGCGGCAAGAGCCCCAACCTGGTCTTCGCCGACGCCGACCTCGACCGGGCCGCCGACCCGATGTCCTTTCTGGACAACGCCGGCCAGGACTGCTGCGCCCGGACCAGGATCCTGGTCCAGCGAGAGGTCCACGACGAGTTCCTGGAGCGGCTCTCGGCGCGGGTGGCCCAGGTCAGGGTGGCCGACCCCGGCCGGGACGAGAGGGCCGAGATGGGCCCGCTGATCTCGGCGGCCCAGCGCGACCGCGTCCGCGCCCTCGTCGGCCCGGACCCGAGGGTGGCGGCCCGCGGCAGCGTTCCCGAAGGACCGGGCTACTGGTATCCGCCGACCGTCCTCGCACCGGCCGACCCCGGCGCCCCGGTCTGCACCGAGGAGATCTTCGGCCCGGTCGCCGTCGTACTGCCCTTCCGGGACGAGGAGGAGGGACTGCGGCTGGCCAACGCGACCCGCTACGGGCTCTCCGGCTCGCTCTGGACCCGGGACGTCGGCCGGGCGCTGCGGCTGGCCCGGGGGGTGGCGGCCGGGGCGCTCTCGGTCAACTCCCACTCCTCCGTGCGCTACTGGACCCCGTTCGGCGGCTACCGCGAGTCCGGAATCGGCCGCGAACTGGGCCCCGACGCGCTGCGGGCCTTCACCCAGACCAAGAACGTCTTCATCTCCGAGGAGTGA